A stretch of DNA from Halobacteriovorax vibrionivorans:
AATCTTTCATTTATGATGTCAAATGTATCCATTTGTAGACGTTTAGAGATATCTTCATCTTTTAATATAAAGTTAATCGTCTCACGTATTCTTCTTTCAAGTGATATTTGTTCTTGAATCAAAGGTGCAATAATTGGATGTTTTTCAAGGTGTACGCTTCCATCGGCATCAACAAACTTTCTAAATGGGTTGATGAATTTACTTTTTAGGCGTTGAGTTTTATTAATGAAATCTTCAAGGATTTCTCTATAGTCTCCAAAGTTAAGTGTTCGCTTAATTGGAAAAAGATTCTCAATAAGATTTGCTAAAAAGTTAAGTTGATCTATTGTTGCAACGCCGCCTTTAGAGATGTAGTTAAGCGCGTTATGGTTCTCTTGATTATCTCTTAGATTGCTAAAGAATATCTCATGTAAACTTCCTATCTCATCAATCTTTTTAATTAATTCGTTTAAATTAGAAAAGTGAGAAGCTAAGGATTCAAATTCGTAAACCTTTGGGTTTTGTTCTATAATGCTTTTATTGGTATCAAATTTCGCATACGTTGTAATTTCTGAAGCAATTTTACTCCAGTCAATATTACTAAGCGTTTGTGACAAAATAGTTGGATTATTCATGAATTTAAATTTCTCAGAGCTTGGACAAAATGTCGATAAAATTAACAAGCAAATTATGGAAAATGGGGAATCAACATGTCCTAAAATCCAAAAGATTTTTTCATCAGGCAAGTTGCTATTACTTCAACTTAGGCTTAGGGGAAAAAACCTTTGTATAACGATTGGCAGAGGTGGAGAATACTGTGGGGTTTGGGATACGATTCAAACTATACCTTCAGAATATCGTATCCAAAGAGATCAGTTCCTCGAGTTTTTAAGATCAAATATAAGAAATGCGAGACTCGTTAAAATAGAAGCAGATACACTTGATAAGTGTTTATCCTTTCAGTTTCTAGATAAATCTAGGCTATTGTTATTTTGGAAAGGCCGACAGCTATATTTCTCATATATTTATCAATCTAATAACAAATGGATGCACTTCTCTCCATGGATTTCACAAAAGAAACTTGAGTTTAATGAAGAGTCTGATTTTGATTTATTTGATGAAATAGGGCGTAAACAATTAGATATAAAGAATATTAAAGAATCAAAACTTGTTCTAGAGGCGAATGATGTCTTTAATAAAAAAGTTGAAACTGGTTACAATAAGAAACTACTACGTAAAAAGTCTCTTATCTCTAAAGACCTAGAGAATTGTAAGATTAGACATGAAATCGAAGAGAAATTAATTAAGGATGACTTAGATTTATCAGGTCACGTTTTTAAATATAAGAACTTCAAAGTTAAATTTGATTATAGTGCAAATTATTATCAAAAAAAGAATAGTGTTTTCACTAAGATAAAGAAATTAAAAAAAGGTGAGGAGTTTCTCACTAAGAGATTACAAGATGTGATCGAAGAATTAGAGAATAAAAAACAAACCTTTGTTCAGGAAAAAGTAAATACTCCAATATGGAAGAAAGTAGCACAAAGTAGTAATGAACCTAAAAAGTCGGATGATCATGTCATTGTAAAATGGGGCGAAATCTCAATCGCCATTGGCCTAAATACGAGAGGAAATGATTATATCAGAGGTAAATGGTCAACTAAGGGAGATATGTGGTTTCACCTAGATGGTGATAAAAGTGCACACCTAATTGCGAAAAATGCTGATACCTTTGATTTTGATACTTATAGTGTCCTTGCTTCAATGCTTGCTGAGTACAGTGAATTTGGTGCGGATCAAATACCTGTGATTTTTACTCAGGTAGAAAACTTGAAAGGAGTCAAGGGAGCACAAGGTAAGGTCATTTATAAGAAAGAAAAGCATTTAATACTTCCAAAAGTCAATTGGAAGGAAATAATTTCAACTAGTTGGTAATGCTGTATGTCCCTTTTAAAATAGCTTAAAAGGACGTTTTATGCTTAAATTTAATATTTCGCTAATTGTTGTATTACTTCTATCTGTATCTTCAGTTTTTTCAAATAACGAAAAAATTTTTGAAGACCATAAATTAAGAACCTACACACCACTAGCAGGTGAAATTAAAGATCTATTCTTTGATATTAGGGAACCTAACTTGGAAAGTTACGTTAAGTCGAATACGGCATTGGTACCGGATGATGTCTACTATCGAGTGTATTGGTCATTTCCAAATAACATACGTGTTCGAGTCGAAGGACTACCTGAGAAAGGATTTGATTTATTAAAGCAAACACTAATTGCTAAGGTTAAGCCATATGTTGAGTTGATTTTAGCTAAAGATTTAACAACTGCTTTAGAATCAAGTGTTTATAAAAAAGATACGAAAGAGTCGGCCCGATATATTAGGGTGAAGTCAAAAAAAGAATTACTAGACTTAGCTGTATCGTTCTATTCAAGTGGTCATATTAAATCAATTGAAACAAAGAGCCCAAACCTTATCACTACAACCGCTTTTTCATACTCTAAAAAGTCGTGGGCCAAAGGCAAGAGTGTTGTTTCTCAAATCGTTATTAGTGAAGGTCGTGGGGTGTCTTCAGTTAAAAAAGAAATTGAAATTGAATACGATAAAGTGAATACGTTTGGTCTTCCAAGTGAAATTAATACAGTCTCTTATGCCATGAACGGTGATAAGAAGATTGATCTTGGAAAAATGAATTTGAAGGTGAATAATTATCATATCAATACAGGCAAAGCTAAGAAGTTTATGGGTATTGAATAATGAGAACAATAAATATAAAGAAGAAAATAAATCTTCGGTTTGAAGAAAAAGTAATACTGCTTTCTGAAAATGATATTGAAGATAGTTTGAAATCTTATCGACCTGGTGAATGGTGCTTCTTTGAATTTAATAAAGCTAAGTACATAGGCTTTGTTAATCCAAATTCTTCTCGTAAAAAAAATATATGTGTTTATAAGTATTCACAAGATGACCCCTTATCCTTAATTAAGAACTTAATTAACAATGCAGTTTCTTATAGAAAAGAGATTGGCTATGCTCTAGATTCGAGACTCATTTACGGAGAAGCGGACGGTCTGCCTGGTGTTATTGTCGATTCCTATGAAAACTGTGCTATTTTACAAATTAACTCAGCAGGAATGGATCAGTTTCGAAATGATATAAAGACATATCTCAATGAATTGATTGATAAAGATGTTTTACTTCTAGATAACGAAACATATCGAAAGATTGAAGAACTTCCCACTTTTAAAAAAGATGATTTGCCTGAAGTTATAAGTGTAACTGAAAATGGATTTAAATATAAAATCGATAGAGAGTTGATGCAAAAAGTAGGTTACTACTACGATCATAGAGAAAATCGTCGTAAATTTGAAGAGCTAACGATAAGAACTGGGCAATCATTTAAGAAAGGCTTAGATCTGTTTACATATGTTGGTTCTTGGGGACTGCATCTACTTAGAGCAAATGTTTCAAAAGTCGATTTTGTTGATCAGGCAAATATGCAAGGTGTCGTCGATGAGCATCTCAGTCTTAATAATTTTTCGGGCAAGGGAACATTTATTAGAAGTGATGTATTTAAGTTTCTTGATGGTGCAATAAATAGCGGTAATGAATATGATATTATCGTTTGTGATCCTCCAGCATTTAGTAAGAACTATAAAGATAAGAAAGCTGCACTTAAAGGTTATGAAAAATTATATAACAAAATTTTTCAAATAATTGAAAACGGTGGCCTTCTTGCCGCTGCATCATGTACCCAAAATATTAGTATGAGTGAATTAGATCAATGTGTTCTGAAAGCTGCTAATAAAATAGGGGTAAGTGTAAAATTAATTGATACAGGTATTCAAGGGCTTGATCACCCAATATCAAATTTAGATTCAAGATCAAATTACATAAAATATTTAGCATATAAGGTGGATAGAAATGACAGATAATTCAAGACAAAAAGTACTAAGTGTCTTAGACAGAGCAAAACGTATTGTTTATGGACAAGATGAAATGCTTGATAGCATTATCGCAGCTCTTGTTTGTGAAGGACATTTACTAATTGAAGGTATGCCTGGGCTTGGTAAAACTCTTTCTGTTTCTACAATGAGTAAGCTCTGTGATTTAACATTTAAAAGAGTTCAATTTACACCAGACTTACTTCCATCGGACTTAGTGGGGACTATGGTCTACTCTCAACAAAAAGAAGAGTTTTCTACTAAGTTTGGCCCAATCTTTACACAACTTTTACTCGCAGATGA
This window harbors:
- a CDS encoding NFACT RNA binding domain-containing protein produces the protein MNLNFSELGQNVDKINKQIMENGESTCPKIQKIFSSGKLLLLQLRLRGKNLCITIGRGGEYCGVWDTIQTIPSEYRIQRDQFLEFLRSNIRNARLVKIEADTLDKCLSFQFLDKSRLLLFWKGRQLYFSYIYQSNNKWMHFSPWISQKKLEFNEESDFDLFDEIGRKQLDIKNIKESKLVLEANDVFNKKVETGYNKKLLRKKSLISKDLENCKIRHEIEEKLIKDDLDLSGHVFKYKNFKVKFDYSANYYQKKNSVFTKIKKLKKGEEFLTKRLQDVIEELENKKQTFVQEKVNTPIWKKVAQSSNEPKKSDDHVIVKWGEISIAIGLNTRGNDYIRGKWSTKGDMWFHLDGDKSAHLIAKNADTFDFDTYSVLASMLAEYSEFGADQIPVIFTQVENLKGVKGAQGKVIYKKEKHLILPKVNWKEIISTSW
- a CDS encoding class I SAM-dependent rRNA methyltransferase, producing the protein MRTINIKKKINLRFEEKVILLSENDIEDSLKSYRPGEWCFFEFNKAKYIGFVNPNSSRKKNICVYKYSQDDPLSLIKNLINNAVSYRKEIGYALDSRLIYGEADGLPGVIVDSYENCAILQINSAGMDQFRNDIKTYLNELIDKDVLLLDNETYRKIEELPTFKKDDLPEVISVTENGFKYKIDRELMQKVGYYYDHRENRRKFEELTIRTGQSFKKGLDLFTYVGSWGLHLLRANVSKVDFVDQANMQGVVDEHLSLNNFSGKGTFIRSDVFKFLDGAINSGNEYDIIVCDPPAFSKNYKDKKAALKGYEKLYNKIFQIIENGGLLAAASCTQNISMSELDQCVLKAANKIGVSVKLIDTGIQGLDHPISNLDSRSNYIKYLAYKVDRNDR